The Pseudarthrobacter sp. NS4 genome includes a window with the following:
- a CDS encoding DMT family transporter, with amino-acid sequence MVWVAVFLALLGAFCLALGAQRQGSAVKADTGGLALSSNSFLRLLRNPRWVFGLLLLCAGMAMNAVALVSAPLTVVQPIGAIALVITTIINAKDQDLTINRATVVAIAACVTGSALFVLLAVNVTRENHHVSLTDELTIVLLLALAVGVFGTLAVMFRHRINAFVYILGAGVLFGFVAVLTRIIGKNLLDPNGLFLLNVQWYSVVALIAAGGLGSWFVQSAYSGGPPDLVIAGLTVIDPLVGIAIGIVILGELRPDVHAVMAIAMGTAASLAIVGVIALSRHHPEVTKRRKDARKAAGRPSP; translated from the coding sequence GCCTTCTGCCTTGCCCTGGGTGCCCAGCGGCAGGGAAGCGCCGTCAAGGCCGACACGGGCGGTTTGGCACTCAGTTCGAACAGCTTCCTCCGCCTGCTCAGGAACCCGCGCTGGGTGTTCGGCCTCCTGCTGCTGTGCGCCGGCATGGCCATGAACGCGGTGGCGCTTGTGTCCGCCCCGCTCACTGTGGTCCAGCCAATTGGCGCCATCGCGCTCGTCATCACAACCATCATTAATGCCAAGGACCAGGACCTCACCATCAACCGGGCAACGGTGGTGGCCATCGCCGCCTGCGTGACGGGCTCTGCGCTCTTTGTGCTGCTCGCGGTGAACGTCACCCGGGAAAACCACCATGTGAGCCTGACCGATGAGCTCACGATCGTGCTGCTGCTGGCCCTCGCCGTCGGAGTCTTCGGCACATTGGCCGTCATGTTCAGGCACCGGATTAACGCTTTCGTCTACATCCTCGGCGCAGGGGTCCTTTTTGGATTCGTGGCAGTATTGACGCGCATCATCGGCAAGAACCTGCTCGATCCGAACGGTCTGTTCCTGCTGAACGTTCAGTGGTACTCGGTAGTGGCCCTCATCGCCGCGGGAGGGCTGGGGTCATGGTTTGTCCAAAGCGCCTACTCCGGAGGTCCGCCCGACCTCGTGATCGCGGGACTCACTGTGATCGATCCCCTTGTGGGGATAGCCATCGGCATTGTTATCCTTGGTGAGCTCCGCCCGGACGTCCATGCCGTTATGGCGATTGCCATGGGAACGGCCGCTTCCCTTGCTATCGTTGGGGTTATCGCCCTTTCCCGGCACCATCCCGAGGTCACCAAGCGCAGGAAAGACGCGCGGAAGGCCGCGGGCAGGCCGTCCCCCTAG